One genomic region from Arthrobacter sp. YN encodes:
- a CDS encoding ABC transporter substrate-binding protein codes for MRPKTRAAALAAGALCVALSATACAGAGGTGAGDQNSISVLMVNNPQMEDLQRLTADNFTKETGIRVNYTVLPENDVRAKISQEFSSQAGQYDVASLSNYEIPFYSANGWLAPLDNVAKDPEFKQDDILPAYTASLTGTDGKLYGEPFYGESSFLMYRKDVFDAKGLTMPEKPTWDQVADLAAKVDGAEPGMKGICLRGQPGWGQVFAPLTTVVNTFGGTWFDKDWNAKVNSPEFTEATEFYTKLVREHGQAGAAQAGFTECLNNLTQSKVAMWYDATSAAGALEAEASPVKGKIGYAQAPVKETASAGWLWTWSWALQAASKKKGPAEKFIAWASSKEYEELVASKLGWAKVPSGKRISTYENADFQDAAPFFEAERFAIENADPKNPGVQERPAVGIQFVGIPEFAALGTNVSQGVSSAIAGQGSVAEALAKGQEAAQKVGDKYKNKQ; via the coding sequence ATGCGCCCAAAAACACGTGCGGCAGCCCTTGCAGCCGGCGCCCTGTGCGTCGCGCTATCTGCCACGGCCTGTGCCGGAGCGGGCGGAACCGGAGCTGGTGACCAGAACAGCATCAGCGTCCTGATGGTGAACAACCCGCAGATGGAAGACCTGCAGAGGCTCACTGCGGATAACTTCACCAAGGAGACGGGCATCCGCGTGAACTACACGGTGTTGCCGGAGAACGACGTCCGGGCGAAGATCAGCCAGGAGTTCTCCAGCCAGGCAGGCCAGTACGACGTCGCTTCACTGTCCAACTACGAGATCCCGTTCTACTCGGCCAATGGCTGGTTGGCGCCACTCGACAACGTGGCCAAGGATCCTGAGTTCAAGCAGGACGATATTCTGCCGGCCTACACCGCGTCCCTCACCGGCACTGACGGCAAGCTCTACGGTGAACCGTTCTATGGTGAATCGTCCTTCCTGATGTACCGCAAGGACGTCTTCGACGCCAAGGGCCTCACCATGCCGGAGAAGCCCACCTGGGACCAAGTGGCCGACCTCGCCGCAAAGGTGGACGGGGCAGAACCAGGGATGAAGGGGATCTGCCTGCGTGGCCAGCCGGGGTGGGGACAGGTCTTCGCGCCGCTGACGACCGTGGTCAACACGTTCGGTGGTACGTGGTTCGACAAAGACTGGAACGCGAAGGTCAATTCGCCCGAGTTCACCGAAGCAACAGAGTTCTACACCAAACTGGTCCGTGAGCATGGTCAGGCCGGTGCAGCCCAGGCAGGCTTCACCGAATGCCTGAACAACCTGACGCAAAGCAAAGTGGCCATGTGGTACGACGCAACCTCGGCCGCCGGCGCCTTGGAGGCGGAGGCCTCGCCGGTGAAGGGGAAGATCGGTTACGCCCAGGCCCCGGTGAAGGAAACCGCATCCGCCGGCTGGTTGTGGACGTGGTCGTGGGCTTTGCAGGCGGCGTCCAAGAAGAAAGGTCCGGCTGAAAAGTTCATCGCGTGGGCCAGTTCCAAGGAATACGAAGAACTGGTGGCCTCCAAACTCGGCTGGGCAAAGGTGCCGTCAGGCAAGCGCATCTCCACCTACGAGAACGCCGACTTCCAAGACGCTGCCCCCTTCTTCGAAGCCGAACGCTTTGCGATCGAGAATGCAGACCCTAAGAACCCCGGCGTCCAGGAGCGACCCGCCGTCGGCATCCAGTTCGTCGGCATCCCCGAGTTCGCCGCGCTTGGCACCAACGTCTCCCAAGGCGTCAGCTCTGCCATTGCCGGTCAAGGGAGCGTGGCCGAGGCACTGGCCAAGGGCCAGGAAGCCGCGCAAAAGGTCGGCGACAAGTACAAGAACAAGCAATAA
- a CDS encoding carbohydrate ABC transporter permease produces MTTATARISRPGHAIAKPSRNKATRERALAWARRAPLLPALIFLIIVTQLPFVVTLIISFLNWNSLSPGTTGFAGFENYVTVLTDPDLRQAIFTTILLTVAVVLASLVVGLGLALLLDKKFIGRGLARTLLIAPFLVVPVAAALIWKHALLNPTYGLINGVLTWIWSLFGSDTPPQLDLLSQAPLMAVIISLVWQWTPFMMLILLAGLQSRPMDTVEAAQMDGATPWAIFRHLTLPHLRQYLELGGLLGAIYIVQNFDAVFTLTAGGLGTANLPYAIYQTFYFANEYGLASAAGVVVVIGTILVATFALRTVFSLFKKEAAR; encoded by the coding sequence ATGACTACCGCAACGGCGCGCATCTCCCGCCCGGGACATGCCATAGCCAAACCATCACGAAACAAAGCAACGCGGGAACGCGCACTGGCCTGGGCGCGGCGTGCACCGCTGCTTCCAGCCCTGATCTTCCTCATCATCGTCACGCAGCTCCCGTTCGTGGTGACACTGATCATCTCGTTCCTGAACTGGAACAGCCTGAGCCCCGGCACCACGGGTTTCGCTGGCTTCGAGAATTACGTCACGGTCCTCACCGATCCCGACCTCCGCCAAGCAATCTTCACCACCATCCTCCTCACAGTTGCCGTGGTCCTGGCCAGCCTGGTCGTCGGCCTGGGCCTGGCCCTGCTGCTGGACAAGAAATTCATCGGACGCGGATTGGCAAGGACGCTGCTGATTGCCCCGTTCCTTGTGGTGCCCGTGGCCGCTGCCCTGATCTGGAAGCACGCACTGCTCAATCCCACGTACGGATTGATCAACGGTGTCCTGACCTGGATCTGGTCCCTGTTCGGCAGCGACACTCCTCCGCAGTTGGACCTGCTGTCCCAAGCGCCGCTGATGGCGGTCATCATCTCGCTGGTGTGGCAGTGGACGCCGTTCATGATGCTCATCTTGCTCGCCGGTCTTCAGTCACGGCCCATGGACACCGTGGAAGCAGCCCAAATGGACGGTGCAACGCCGTGGGCCATATTCCGGCACCTGACCCTGCCCCATCTTCGCCAGTATCTGGAGCTTGGTGGTCTTCTCGGCGCGATCTATATCGTGCAGAACTTCGACGCAGTCTTCACCCTCACCGCGGGCGGACTCGGCACAGCCAATCTGCCCTACGCGATCTACCAGACGTTCTACTTCGCCAACGAATACGGGCTTGCCTCCGCGGCCGGCGTTGTGGTTGTCATTGGCACCATCCTTGTGGCGACCTTCGCCCTCCGCACCGTTTTCTCGCTATTCAAGAAGGAGGCAGCACGATGA
- a CDS encoding carbohydrate ABC transporter permease produces MSTLSPAAARITPEKSSTPAGLRRRGKSRMDPTRNNTAAGIAAWLLALLFATPVLWMILTSFHSETDAATNPPSIAANLTLDAYKEFFGEASGVSPWPSLINSATASILSTVLVLILAIPAAYALSIKPVKKWTDVMFFFLSTKMMPVVAAILPLYLFARTVGALDNIWFLILMYTSMNLPIAVWMMRSFLAEVPVEMLEAAQIDGANLIVTLRKVIAPVAMPGIAATALICFIFSWNELLLARVLTGVVAGTAPVFLTGFVSGQGLFLAKVCAAAVVISLPVLFAGFAAQDKLVQGLSLGAVK; encoded by the coding sequence ATGAGCACACTCAGTCCTGCCGCAGCCCGCATCACGCCTGAAAAATCCAGCACGCCAGCCGGCCTCCGTCGTCGCGGCAAGTCCCGGATGGACCCCACCCGCAACAACACAGCCGCCGGAATCGCAGCCTGGCTGCTGGCACTGCTTTTTGCCACACCGGTCCTGTGGATGATCCTGACCTCCTTCCACTCCGAAACCGATGCCGCAACCAACCCGCCCTCCATCGCGGCGAACCTCACCCTGGACGCCTACAAGGAGTTCTTCGGGGAAGCATCAGGTGTCAGCCCGTGGCCATCATTGATCAACTCCGCTACCGCTTCCATCCTGTCAACGGTCCTCGTCCTCATCCTTGCCATTCCGGCCGCTTATGCGCTGTCCATCAAGCCAGTGAAGAAGTGGACCGACGTCATGTTCTTCTTCCTGTCCACCAAGATGATGCCCGTCGTGGCAGCGATCCTTCCGTTGTACCTCTTCGCAAGGACCGTAGGCGCTCTGGACAACATCTGGTTCCTCATCCTGATGTACACCTCCATGAATCTCCCCATCGCGGTATGGATGATGCGCTCCTTCCTCGCCGAGGTTCCAGTGGAAATGCTGGAAGCAGCGCAGATCGACGGAGCCAACCTCATCGTCACGCTCCGCAAAGTCATTGCACCCGTAGCAATGCCCGGGATCGCGGCGACAGCGCTGATCTGCTTCATCTTCAGTTGGAACGAACTGCTGTTGGCGCGGGTACTCACTGGAGTCGTCGCCGGAACCGCACCTGTTTTCCTGACCGGTTTCGTCTCAGGCCAAGGTCTCTTCCTCGCCAAGGTCTGCGCCGCCGCCGTCGTCATTTCGCTCCCCGTACTGTTCGCCGGCTTCGCCGCCCAGGACAAGCTTGTCCAAGGTCTCTCGCTCGGCGCGGTTAAGTAA
- a CDS encoding NAD(P)-dependent alcohol dehydrogenase, with amino-acid sequence MTTSTTRTPLLGPPELPATMRAAILQRQGEMTMETLPIPHLEADQVLVQVSAVGVCGSDVHYYEHGRIGDYVVDHPLILGHELAGRIAAVGSSVDPARIGARVAVEPQRPCRTCKQCKAGRYNLCPEMKFYATPPVDGAFVEYVTIQSDFAYDIPDNVSDEAAALIEPLSVGLWACERAEIKPGSRVLIAGAGPIGIIAAQAARAFGASEIYITDIAGDRLAFALEHGATHALNAKTDSVEGLDVDAFIDASGAPQAVRSGIKAVGPAGRVILVGLGADDVELPVSYIQNREIWLSGVFRYTNTWPLAIQLLADGKVDLDILITGKFGLADSESALKAGKQPGQLKAVVYPGR; translated from the coding sequence ATGACTACCTCAACCACCCGAACCCCTCTGCTCGGCCCGCCTGAACTGCCAGCCACCATGCGCGCCGCCATCCTGCAACGGCAGGGAGAGATGACAATGGAGACGCTGCCCATTCCACACCTTGAAGCGGACCAGGTCCTGGTGCAGGTTTCCGCCGTCGGAGTTTGCGGAAGCGATGTTCACTACTACGAGCATGGCCGGATCGGCGATTACGTGGTGGACCACCCTCTGATCCTCGGCCACGAACTCGCGGGGCGGATTGCCGCCGTCGGAAGTTCTGTGGACCCCGCTCGCATCGGTGCGAGGGTCGCCGTCGAGCCCCAACGCCCGTGCCGGACCTGCAAGCAGTGCAAGGCCGGACGCTACAACCTCTGCCCGGAGATGAAGTTTTACGCGACGCCGCCCGTGGACGGGGCATTTGTCGAATACGTCACCATTCAAAGCGACTTCGCGTACGACATCCCGGACAATGTCAGCGACGAGGCCGCAGCCCTGATCGAACCTCTCTCGGTAGGACTCTGGGCGTGTGAGCGGGCAGAGATCAAGCCCGGCAGCCGGGTCCTGATTGCCGGCGCCGGTCCCATCGGCATTATCGCCGCGCAAGCCGCACGGGCCTTCGGTGCAAGCGAAATTTACATCACGGACATCGCCGGGGACCGCCTCGCTTTTGCCTTGGAACACGGTGCGACGCACGCGTTGAACGCGAAGACGGACAGCGTGGAAGGGCTCGACGTCGATGCGTTCATTGACGCTTCCGGCGCACCTCAGGCCGTCCGTTCCGGAATCAAGGCCGTGGGGCCGGCAGGCCGAGTGATCCTGGTGGGGTTGGGGGCGGATGACGTTGAACTGCCTGTTTCTTACATCCAGAACCGCGAGATCTGGCTCTCCGGCGTGTTCCGCTACACCAACACATGGCCGCTCGCCATCCAGTTGCTCGCTGATGGCAAAGTAGATCTGGACATCCTGATCACCGGAAAGTTCGGGCTCGCTGACTCCGAGTCAGCACTCAAAGCGGGCAAGCAGCCGGGGCAGCTCAAAGCCGTGGTGTACCCGGGCCGATGA
- a CDS encoding PfkB family carbohydrate kinase, translating to MVLTQQGRVEMPAEGVVVADTVGAGDSFMAGLIWGLAQLSALGAEGREKLNALSEDELLLVAAYANRAD from the coding sequence GTGGTTCTCACGCAGCAGGGTCGGGTGGAGATGCCTGCCGAGGGCGTTGTGGTGGCGGATACCGTGGGGGCGGGGGACTCGTTCATGGCTGGGCTCATCTGGGGTCTGGCCCAATTGAGTGCTCTCGGTGCGGAAGGCAGGGAGAAGCTGAACGCGTTATCCGAGGACGAGCTGTTGCTTGTGGCCGCGTATGCCAACCGGGCCGACTAG
- a CDS encoding flavin reductase family protein — protein sequence MFHAYPPDTWLEAPKPGFPSSLSADDFKALFRGHPGGVAVITADAGEGPVALTVSSVVSVSAEPPLLIFSVSALSSASEVLSRAETVVVHLLDAHDIDLAKFGATPGADRFDQTHRWSTLATGEAVYDDVRAWVRCAVTNRMEVGTSSIIAVHALESRVMRDVQAGEPGDALVYHNRSWHRLGEHSKHEG from the coding sequence ATGTTTCACGCTTACCCCCCAGACACCTGGCTCGAGGCTCCCAAGCCAGGCTTCCCCTCCTCCCTCTCGGCCGACGACTTCAAAGCACTGTTCCGTGGCCACCCGGGAGGTGTCGCCGTCATCACGGCGGATGCCGGCGAAGGACCGGTGGCACTGACGGTATCGTCGGTCGTGTCAGTGAGTGCGGAACCTCCGTTGCTGATTTTCTCGGTCTCGGCACTGTCCTCTGCGTCTGAGGTGCTTTCGCGCGCCGAAACCGTCGTCGTGCACCTACTGGACGCGCACGACATCGACTTGGCGAAGTTTGGAGCGACCCCCGGCGCCGACCGCTTTGACCAGACGCACCGCTGGTCGACCCTTGCAACCGGCGAAGCGGTTTATGACGATGTCCGCGCCTGGGTGCGCTGCGCCGTCACCAATCGCATGGAGGTGGGGACCTCCAGCATCATCGCCGTTCACGCCCTGGAGTCCCGCGTGATGCGTGACGTCCAAGCGGGGGAACCCGGCGACGCTCTGGTCTACCACAACCGCTCATGGCACCGTCTGGGCGAGCATTCCAAGCATGAAGGCTGA
- a CDS encoding methionine synthase, translating into MNTLLPTTVVGSLPKPSWLAQPETLWSPWKLEGDALLEGKQDALRIAIHEQSRRGIDIVSDGEQTRQHFVTTFIEHLSGVDFEQRKTVRIRDRYDASVPTVVGAVRRERPVFVEDAKFLRATTDRPIKWTLPGPMTMVDTLFDDHYKSREKLAWEFAAILNQEAKELEAAGVDIIQFDEPAFNVFLDEVKDWGVAALERAAEGLRAETAVHICYGYGIKANTDWKATLGSQWRQYEETFPLLQSSSIDIISLESQNSHVPMDLIELLRGKKVMLGAIDVASETIETPEEVADTLRKALQFVDADKLIASSNCGMAPFPRDVALAKLSALSAGTNIIREELARSAPKVS; encoded by the coding sequence ATGAACACACTTTTGCCCACCACCGTTGTCGGAAGCCTGCCCAAACCATCGTGGCTCGCACAGCCGGAGACTCTTTGGTCCCCGTGGAAACTGGAGGGAGATGCGCTGCTCGAGGGCAAGCAGGACGCGCTGCGCATCGCAATCCACGAGCAGAGCCGACGCGGCATCGACATCGTCAGCGATGGCGAGCAAACCCGCCAGCACTTCGTCACCACCTTCATCGAGCATCTCAGTGGGGTCGACTTTGAACAGCGCAAGACCGTGCGCATCCGCGATCGCTACGACGCAAGCGTGCCCACCGTCGTAGGAGCGGTGCGCCGTGAGCGTCCGGTATTCGTCGAAGACGCAAAGTTCCTCCGCGCAACCACCGACCGGCCGATCAAATGGACTCTTCCCGGTCCAATGACCATGGTGGACACGCTCTTCGATGACCACTACAAGAGCCGCGAGAAGCTGGCCTGGGAGTTCGCTGCGATCCTGAACCAGGAGGCGAAGGAACTGGAGGCGGCCGGCGTGGACATCATCCAGTTCGATGAGCCCGCGTTCAATGTTTTCCTTGATGAGGTCAAGGACTGGGGCGTGGCTGCGCTTGAGAGAGCGGCAGAAGGGCTGCGTGCGGAGACCGCCGTGCATATCTGCTACGGCTACGGGATCAAGGCGAATACTGACTGGAAGGCGACGCTCGGCTCACAGTGGCGGCAGTACGAGGAAACCTTCCCGCTGCTCCAGAGCTCCAGCATCGACATCATCTCGCTGGAATCCCAGAACTCCCACGTGCCCATGGACCTCATCGAGCTCCTCCGCGGCAAGAAAGTCATGCTCGGGGCAATCGACGTCGCAAGCGAGACCATAGAGACCCCGGAGGAGGTCGCCGACACCCTCCGCAAGGCCCTGCAGTTCGTCGATGCGGACAAGCTCATCGCCAGCTCCAACTGCGGCATGGCACCGTTCCCCCGGGACGTCGCACTGGCCAAGCTGAGTGCTCTCAGCGCAGGGACGAACATCATTCGCGAGGAACTCGCCCGCTCCGCACCCAAGGTGTCCTAA
- a CDS encoding DUF1852 domain-containing protein — protein sequence MADDFTFSISTTPFDEDYSPSEGSRITTNFANLARGEHRQENLSNALTMIRRRFNDLASWDNPDRDRYTLELEIVSVQIEFTAEGTDQQFPLFEVLDIQIVDQLNGVRHQGIVGNNFSSYVRDFDFSVVLPAAAAESGKPTVPEDFGDLHGKLFQQFLDSPACQERFPQPPVVCISVSTSKTYRRTENRHPVLGVEYQQDEFSLTDAYFAKMGLQVRYFMPRGSVAPLAFYFRGDLLNDYSNLQLIGTISTMETFQKIYRPEIYNANSAAAHVYQPSLGEQDYSRTQIAYDRVERSQLAITQAKYTEEHFITPHKDLLDQWTAKHPALVN from the coding sequence ATGGCAGACGACTTCACCTTCAGCATCAGCACGACCCCCTTCGACGAGGACTACTCCCCGTCGGAGGGCTCCCGGATCACGACTAATTTCGCCAACCTGGCACGGGGCGAGCACCGCCAGGAGAACCTCAGCAACGCCTTGACCATGATTCGGCGCCGTTTCAACGATCTCGCAAGCTGGGACAACCCGGACCGGGACCGTTACACGCTCGAGCTTGAGATCGTTTCCGTGCAGATAGAGTTCACTGCGGAAGGTACGGATCAGCAGTTCCCGCTGTTCGAGGTTCTCGACATCCAGATTGTTGACCAACTAAACGGGGTCCGCCACCAAGGGATCGTCGGGAACAACTTCTCCTCCTACGTCCGTGACTTCGACTTCAGCGTCGTACTGCCAGCGGCAGCAGCGGAGTCAGGCAAGCCCACCGTTCCCGAGGACTTCGGCGATCTTCACGGCAAACTGTTCCAGCAATTCCTCGATTCCCCGGCATGCCAGGAACGCTTCCCGCAGCCGCCAGTGGTGTGCATCAGCGTCTCCACGAGCAAGACGTACCGGCGAACGGAGAACCGTCACCCGGTCCTGGGCGTCGAGTACCAGCAGGACGAGTTCTCACTGACGGACGCGTACTTCGCAAAGATGGGGCTGCAGGTCCGTTACTTCATGCCACGCGGCAGCGTGGCGCCGCTCGCCTTCTATTTCCGGGGCGACCTGCTCAACGACTACTCCAACCTGCAGCTCATCGGCACGATCAGCACCATGGAGACGTTCCAGAAGATCTACCGCCCGGAGATCTACAATGCGAACTCCGCCGCCGCCCACGTCTACCAGCCGAGCCTGGGAGAACAGGATTACTCGCGGACCCAGATCGCTTATGACCGCGTCGAGCGCAGTCAGCTCGCGATCACGCAGGCGAAGTACACGGAGGAACACTTCATCACGCCCCACAAGGATCTATTGGACCAGTGGACCGCCAAACACCCCGCTCTCGTCAACTGA
- a CDS encoding LysR family transcriptional regulator: MPQLSSGLTLQQLRYFIEVAAEGSISAAADLLYVAQPTMSAAMKDLEARVGRSLLVRSARGVTLTADGVEFLGYARQVVEQFALLEQRYLGRPPRRRLLGVSTQHYSFAVDAFVRMVKATDVAEYEFSLRESRTWDIIEDVRTLRSEIGILYRNEFNRKVIDKLLRESGLAFTPLFLADPHIFIARNNPLASKERATLADLAGLPRLTFDQGANNSFYFAEEILSTLSSKQEIRVSDRATIFNLMIGLHGYTISTGIISGQLDPEIVAIPLDVDERIEIGWIGHAAIPLTDQAQHYLKELRAVVAEFGVALLD, translated from the coding sequence ATGCCCCAACTTTCGAGCGGACTCACCCTGCAGCAACTCCGCTACTTCATAGAAGTCGCAGCTGAGGGGTCGATCTCCGCCGCCGCCGATCTTCTCTACGTAGCGCAGCCCACCATGTCCGCAGCGATGAAGGACCTCGAGGCCCGGGTAGGCCGTTCACTCCTGGTTCGCTCAGCCCGCGGAGTCACCCTCACCGCCGACGGCGTAGAGTTCCTCGGCTACGCGCGGCAGGTCGTGGAGCAGTTCGCTCTCCTCGAGCAGCGCTACCTTGGCAGGCCGCCACGGCGACGTCTGCTCGGGGTGTCAACGCAGCACTACTCGTTCGCGGTAGACGCCTTCGTCAGGATGGTCAAGGCCACCGATGTGGCTGAATACGAGTTCTCGCTGCGTGAGTCCCGCACCTGGGACATTATCGAGGATGTCCGGACGCTCCGCAGCGAGATAGGCATCCTCTACCGGAACGAATTCAACCGGAAGGTCATCGACAAGCTGCTCCGGGAATCCGGGCTCGCGTTCACTCCGCTTTTCCTCGCCGATCCGCACATTTTCATTGCACGGAACAACCCGCTCGCCTCAAAAGAGCGCGCGACTCTCGCCGATCTCGCCGGCTTACCGCGGCTAACCTTCGATCAAGGTGCGAACAACTCCTTTTACTTCGCCGAGGAGATTCTCTCCACGTTGTCCAGTAAGCAGGAGATCCGGGTTTCCGACCGTGCCACGATCTTCAACCTCATGATCGGGCTCCACGGCTACACGATCTCGACGGGCATCATCAGCGGGCAGCTGGACCCGGAGATCGTCGCCATCCCGCTCGACGTTGACGAACGCATAGAGATCGGCTGGATCGGCCACGCCGCGATTCCTCTCACCGACCAAGCGCAGCACTACCTCAAGGAATTGCGGGCCGTCGTCGCTGAGTTCGGCGTAGCGCTACTCGACTGA